From the genome of Geobacter sp. SVR, one region includes:
- a CDS encoding sulfurtransferase: MKATLIRQALLCILLTTTMVSGATAGQTDYKGYPRGSALIDVHELKRLVDARDSKLVILAAENSLEYRLGHIPGAFQVDRPAIEAPAETQDGVSGNIIAADSFTKLARQLGIDQDSTVVVYDSKYDATRLWWAFDYYGKGDVRVLDGGIKAWRAAGYPVDLLAPPLPARPGSFAARIVSPRLRVDTPEIAGLHANPSAQLWDTRDLKEFTGDELKKGAYRAGRIPGSRHSSWELLKRPENQSEWVDAATLNNLLSRLGFDPSKDQYFYCQSGVRSTQALFALYLAGWPVERLHNYDSSWIGWSKDTRLPIASGPAAVPAGSGTGK; the protein is encoded by the coding sequence ATGAAAGCTACATTGATTCGCCAGGCCCTGCTTTGCATCCTTTTAACGACCACGATGGTCTCGGGAGCTACAGCAGGACAGACAGATTACAAGGGCTACCCGCGTGGGTCTGCTCTGATTGACGTCCATGAACTGAAACGGCTGGTCGATGCCCGGGATTCGAAGCTGGTGATTCTGGCAGCGGAGAACAGCCTGGAGTACCGTCTGGGACACATACCCGGCGCTTTTCAGGTGGATCGTCCGGCCATCGAGGCGCCAGCGGAGACGCAGGACGGTGTCAGCGGCAATATCATCGCTGCCGACAGTTTCACCAAACTGGCCCGGCAGCTTGGCATCGATCAGGACTCAACGGTGGTGGTCTACGACAGTAAATACGATGCCACGCGGCTATGGTGGGCCTTTGACTACTACGGCAAGGGCGATGTCAGGGTGCTGGATGGCGGAATCAAGGCCTGGAGGGCAGCCGGCTACCCGGTAGACCTGCTGGCACCCCCCCTGCCGGCACGCCCCGGCAGTTTTGCAGCCCGGATCGTCAGCCCCCGCCTGCGGGTCGACACCCCCGAGATTGCAGGTCTGCACGCTAATCCATCGGCCCAGCTGTGGGATACGCGCGACCTGAAGGAATTTACCGGTGACGAGCTGAAGAAGGGGGCCTATCGCGCCGGCAGGATCCCGGGTAGCAGGCACAGCTCCTGGGAGCTGTTGAAACGCCCGGAAAACCAGTCCGAATGGGTAGATGCCGCGACATTGAACAATTTGCTGAGCAGGCTCGGCTTTGACCCCAGCAAGGACCAGTATTTCTACTGCCAGTCAGGGGTGCGTTCCACGCAGGCCCTTTTTGCTCTCTATCTGGCAGGCTGGCCGGTGGAACGGCTGCATAACTACGACAGTTCCTGGATCGGATGGTCCAAGGACACGCGACTTCCCATTGCCAGCGGGCCTGCTGCCGTTCCTGCCGGTTCAGGGACAGGCAAATAG
- a CDS encoding family 2B encapsulin nanocompartment shell protein yields MSDSLVQRSVTTSVARNLANTTKTPPQLASITPRHLLNLLPWVHVEGGTYRVNRTRVELPNAERVEFTLVNGAASFEPQALRSVPLFAKLSDGILEKIATSFKTERVTLGNTLVVEGKDRNKFFIIAQGQVEVLSKGVHGSDLRIALLTEGEYFGEADLASEKPSDVTIRTINPCVLLTLSRTDLQTVLDSNAALKSEFTKAVDEHLELLATVNKYGERNIDLVSGLAENVIIPETFVDYSENPREYSLSAVQTVVRVHTRVSDLYNNPYNQLEEQLRLTIEGIKERQEWELINNKAFGLLHSVHPKHRISARYGAPTPDDLDELLALVWKKPSFFLAHPKAIAAFERECTWRGVPPVTTNLFGSPVILWRGVPLVPTDKLEVKSRYSFNQWLGTTNILLLRVGEEDQGVVGLHQQGIPGEISPSLSARLMGLDNLGVASYLLSLYFSAAVLTDDAIGVLENVEVGYYHHYEHSIPVAYNSGAGI; encoded by the coding sequence ATGTCAGACAGCCTTGTGCAGCGCAGTGTTACCACATCCGTGGCCCGCAACCTCGCGAACACCACCAAGACGCCGCCGCAGCTTGCCTCCATCACGCCGCGCCACCTGCTCAACCTGCTTCCCTGGGTGCATGTGGAAGGGGGCACCTACCGCGTCAACCGGACCCGCGTCGAGCTGCCGAACGCGGAGCGGGTCGAGTTCACCCTTGTCAATGGCGCGGCTTCCTTCGAGCCCCAGGCGCTGCGCAGCGTACCGCTTTTTGCCAAGCTCTCCGACGGCATTCTGGAAAAGATCGCCACCAGTTTCAAGACGGAGAGGGTTACCCTCGGCAATACGCTCGTTGTCGAAGGAAAGGATCGCAACAAGTTTTTCATCATTGCCCAAGGGCAGGTGGAAGTGCTCAGCAAGGGGGTCCACGGCAGCGATCTGCGCATTGCCTTGTTGACCGAGGGGGAGTATTTCGGGGAGGCCGACCTGGCCTCGGAAAAGCCGTCGGATGTCACCATCCGCACCATCAATCCCTGTGTGCTGCTGACCCTGTCCCGCACCGACCTGCAGACTGTTCTCGACAGCAATGCGGCCTTGAAGAGCGAGTTCACCAAGGCGGTAGATGAACACCTGGAACTGCTGGCAACCGTCAACAAGTACGGCGAGCGCAATATCGACCTGGTTTCGGGCCTGGCGGAGAATGTGATCATTCCCGAGACCTTTGTGGATTACTCGGAAAACCCCCGCGAATATTCCCTGTCCGCCGTGCAGACGGTGGTACGCGTGCATACCAGGGTGTCCGACCTGTACAACAATCCCTACAATCAGCTGGAAGAACAGCTCCGTCTCACCATCGAGGGGATCAAGGAGCGCCAGGAGTGGGAGCTGATCAACAACAAGGCGTTCGGCCTGCTCCACTCGGTGCACCCCAAGCACCGCATCAGCGCCCGCTACGGTGCACCAACCCCCGATGACCTGGACGAACTCCTGGCCCTGGTCTGGAAGAAACCCTCCTTCTTCCTGGCCCATCCCAAGGCCATTGCCGCCTTTGAGCGGGAGTGCACCTGGCGCGGCGTGCCGCCCGTCACCACCAACCTGTTCGGGTCGCCGGTCATCCTGTGGCGCGGCGTGCCGCTGGTCCCGACCGACAAGCTGGAGGTCAAGAGCCGCTATTCCTTCAACCAGTGGCTCGGCACCACCAACATCCTGCTGCTGCGGGTCGGCGAAGAAGACCAGGGGGTGGTCGGGCTTCACCAGCAGGGCATTCCGGGCGAGATTTCGCCGAGCCTGTCGGCGCGCCTGATGGGGCTGGACAACCTGGGGGTCGCTTCGTACCTGCTGTCGCTCTATTTCTCGGCCGCGGTACTCACCGACGACGCCATTGGCGTGCTTGAGAATGTGGAGGTCGGCTATTACCACCATTACGAGCATAGCATACCGGTGGCCTATAACTCCGGGGCGGGGATTTAA
- the cysE gene encoding serine O-acetyltransferase gives MTLSRINRERNRHDGKPDTSDQIWTRLRQDVFITAKSEPMLAGYLHDSVLKHGSLEASLSYLLAGKLSSSYLTTTSLRDVLYEAMTSSEEIRRALRRDLSAVVERDPAAKSLALPYLNFKGFQALQSYRAAHWLWRQERHALALHLQSRISEAFDVDIHPAARIGTGILIDHGTSVVIGETAVVEDDVSMLHEVTLGGTGKEAGDRHPKVGKGVLIGAGAKILGNIKIGAGSKIAAGSVVLNEVPPNCTVAGIPARVVGKPGGPQPSKLMDQYVEFDYSI, from the coding sequence ATGACATTGAGCCGGATCAATCGGGAACGGAATCGGCACGACGGAAAGCCGGACACGTCCGATCAGATCTGGACACGGCTGCGCCAGGATGTCTTCATAACGGCCAAATCCGAACCGATGCTGGCGGGATATCTGCACGATTCCGTTCTCAAGCACGGCTCCCTTGAAGCATCCTTGTCGTATCTGCTGGCCGGCAAGTTGTCCTCTTCCTATCTGACGACCACGTCTCTGCGGGATGTGCTCTACGAAGCAATGACCTCCTCCGAGGAGATCCGCAGGGCCCTGCGCCGCGATCTGTCGGCGGTCGTGGAGCGGGACCCGGCCGCAAAAAGCCTGGCCCTGCCGTATCTCAACTTCAAGGGATTCCAGGCGCTGCAGTCCTATCGCGCGGCCCACTGGCTCTGGCGGCAGGAGCGTCATGCCCTGGCGCTCCACCTGCAAAGCAGGATCTCCGAGGCCTTTGACGTGGATATCCATCCGGCGGCCCGGATCGGCACGGGTATCCTGATCGATCACGGAACCAGCGTGGTTATCGGCGAGACCGCCGTGGTGGAGGACGACGTCTCCATGCTGCATGAGGTAACGCTCGGCGGCACCGGGAAAGAGGCGGGGGATCGCCATCCCAAGGTCGGCAAGGGGGTCCTGATCGGCGCCGGGGCCAAGATCCTCGGCAACATCAAAATCGGCGCCGGTTCCAAGATCGCCGCCGGCAGCGTCGTGCTGAACGAGGTGCCGCCGAATTGCACCGTGGCCGGCATTCCGGCCCGGGTGGTGGGCAAGCCGGGGGGACCTCAGCCGAGCAAGCTCATGGACCAGTACGTGGAGTTCGACTACAGCATTTGA
- a CDS encoding ABC transporter substrate-binding protein has translation MKNARLIAGSIAAVAALTVGIAGVATAKKEEAPARIVVSDAKTTHHLNLYVAQELGLFKKHNLDVSIVEAKELTAARDAVVSGQADVFWSCPTVAIAAVANGAPIAAWKDLKGKHIAGISPTCEAVIAYEKKARENGGEYILEKLAGGPAIAALEAGKVDGAILEEPHVSIAELKGYKVVLRDAASQIPCRTINARSSYLKENPEALKRFVEAIKEANAFILKDPKGKQVVEIAKKYTGAPEDAIRQGNDRLKFTTVIQEKGLSALADELVALKNIRENPGSKLYAAEFKGITWGK, from the coding sequence ATGAAGAACGCAAGGCTGATTGCAGGGAGCATTGCCGCGGTTGCCGCTCTCACGGTGGGCATAGCCGGTGTGGCCACGGCCAAAAAAGAAGAGGCGCCGGCCAGGATCGTCGTATCCGATGCCAAGACCACCCACCACCTGAACCTGTATGTGGCGCAGGAACTGGGGCTGTTCAAGAAACACAACCTCGATGTCAGCATCGTCGAAGCCAAGGAGCTTACCGCAGCCCGCGACGCAGTCGTCTCCGGCCAGGCCGACGTGTTCTGGTCATGCCCGACCGTGGCCATCGCCGCCGTGGCCAACGGCGCGCCGATCGCAGCCTGGAAGGATCTGAAAGGGAAGCACATCGCCGGTATCTCCCCCACCTGCGAGGCGGTCATCGCCTATGAGAAGAAGGCCCGGGAGAACGGCGGCGAGTACATCCTGGAAAAACTGGCCGGCGGCCCGGCCATCGCCGCCCTGGAAGCGGGCAAGGTGGACGGCGCCATTCTGGAGGAACCGCACGTCAGCATCGCCGAGCTGAAGGGTTACAAGGTGGTGCTGCGCGATGCCGCGTCCCAGATCCCCTGCCGGACCATCAATGCCCGCAGCAGCTACCTCAAGGAGAATCCCGAGGCGCTCAAGCGCTTTGTCGAGGCGATCAAGGAGGCCAATGCCTTTATCCTGAAGGACCCCAAGGGCAAACAGGTGGTGGAGATCGCCAAGAAGTACACCGGCGCGCCGGAGGATGCCATCAGGCAGGGCAACGACCGGCTCAAGTTCACCACGGTTATTCAGGAAAAGGGGCTCTCGGCTCTGGCCGACGAACTGGTGGCCCTCAAGAACATCAGGGAGAACCCGGGCAGCAAGCTGTACGCGGCCGAATTCAAAGGTATCACCTGGGGCAAGTAA
- a CDS encoding ABC transporter permease, whose amino-acid sequence MPADKVTYGTLYGSRPLRWWNLLVREAGAFCRASFGSIFSREFLTVLVPLLLLWELLPRLGVVPKTLVPTPTVTLITFKEMLLTLNLGEHIRSSALRFGLGFAIALATGFPIGVLMGWNLFIRKHCLPLFQILAPVPPPAWVPITIIVLGVGLPMQVFLIFLGVFYPILFNTYQGVKETDPRYLASARVFGASEFTLITRVYIWHALGSVIMGIKIGIALGLIMLVIAEMYGGRSGIGFLLLEAKEYFQIDRMVVCMLLLGFIGWFLIEVMKYVELKLAVWRVGR is encoded by the coding sequence ATGCCTGCTGACAAAGTGACATACGGCACCTTGTACGGTTCCCGGCCATTGCGCTGGTGGAACCTGCTGGTACGGGAGGCCGGGGCATTTTGCCGCGCCTCGTTCGGCAGCATCTTTTCCCGGGAGTTCCTGACCGTGCTGGTGCCGCTGCTCCTGCTCTGGGAGCTTCTGCCGCGCCTGGGGGTGGTGCCGAAGACCCTGGTGCCGACTCCGACGGTGACACTGATAACCTTCAAGGAGATGTTGCTGACCCTCAATCTCGGCGAACACATCCGTTCCAGCGCGCTCCGCTTCGGTCTCGGTTTTGCGATCGCCCTGGCAACCGGCTTCCCCATCGGCGTCCTGATGGGGTGGAACCTGTTCATCCGCAAGCACTGCCTGCCCCTGTTCCAGATCCTGGCACCGGTGCCGCCGCCGGCCTGGGTGCCGATAACCATCATCGTGCTGGGGGTTGGCCTGCCGATGCAGGTCTTCCTGATATTCCTGGGCGTCTTCTATCCGATCCTGTTCAACACCTACCAGGGGGTCAAGGAGACCGATCCGCGCTACCTGGCCTCCGCGCGGGTCTTTGGCGCCAGCGAATTCACCCTGATCACCCGGGTCTACATCTGGCATGCCCTGGGCTCGGTGATCATGGGGATCAAGATCGGCATCGCCCTGGGGCTGATCATGCTGGTCATTGCCGAGATGTACGGCGGCCGCAGCGGCATCGGCTTTCTGCTGCTGGAAGCCAAGGAATACTTCCAGATCGACCGGATGGTGGTCTGCATGCTGCTGCTCGGCTTCATCGGCTGGTTTCTGATCGAGGTGATGAAGTACGTCGAGCTGAAACTGGCTGTCTGGCGGGTCGGGAGGTGA
- a CDS encoding DsrE/DsrF/DrsH-like family protein, whose protein sequence is MAESKKLSLISMSGDFDKVIAVFTLASGAAAVGYEVNIFFTFWGLNSIKKQTGRSFLGQGGLARLFNFLLGGRKKLPLSRLNFGGLSPILMNGMMKGKNVATLEELFGASKALGVNFYACEMAMHVLELTRDDFIPEVKDVLGVASFLELSKGGQTLFI, encoded by the coding sequence ATGGCCGAAAGCAAGAAACTTTCCCTGATCAGCATGAGCGGCGACTTCGACAAGGTCATTGCCGTTTTTACGCTCGCTTCGGGGGCCGCGGCAGTCGGTTACGAGGTCAACATCTTCTTCACGTTCTGGGGGCTGAACAGTATCAAGAAGCAGACCGGACGCAGTTTTCTCGGTCAGGGAGGGCTGGCACGCCTGTTCAACTTTCTCCTGGGCGGTCGGAAAAAACTGCCGCTCAGCCGGCTTAACTTCGGGGGGCTCAGCCCGATCCTGATGAACGGCATGATGAAGGGCAAGAACGTGGCAACGCTGGAAGAACTGTTCGGGGCATCCAAGGCACTGGGGGTCAATTTTTACGCCTGTGAAATGGCCATGCATGTTCTGGAACTGACCAGGGACGATTTCATACCGGAGGTGAAGGACGTACTCGGCGTCGCTTCCTTTCTGGAACTTTCCAAAGGGGGGCAGACGCTATTCATATGA
- a CDS encoding ABC transporter substrate-binding protein has translation MQIFKRHLAVLLLAVACFLLAACQDRPTAGSAAAERPVKIGYHPNPLLGPLYAVNGKGSGWKLVTFGTGGDVGYSLLSGEVEAGFVDTEKALKLIKAPGGERLKVAGVIQFPYGATLVVRKDLKLRLGDLKGKHLAALEADCIINHQFNKDARKHGLDPKSIRYSYMPFADMLPALESKSIDGALVKGAHGVLAELAGHKILYQNWEIKAGADDCCPPAIAQAEYFLVVREQAVERVKPLVAALTTTNDLPPSSLRQAIAANLGYPVAALEQYPTSTFAAVSEDLKKMLGEQRCLLTK, from the coding sequence ATGCAGATATTCAAGCGACACCTGGCTGTACTTCTCCTGGCGGTTGCCTGCTTTTTACTTGCCGCGTGCCAGGACCGGCCCACGGCCGGAAGCGCGGCAGCGGAACGGCCCGTGAAAATCGGCTATCACCCCAATCCGCTGCTCGGGCCGCTCTACGCGGTGAACGGCAAGGGCTCCGGCTGGAAACTCGTCACCTTCGGCACCGGCGGGGATGTCGGCTATTCCCTGCTGTCCGGCGAGGTGGAGGCCGGTTTCGTGGATACCGAGAAGGCGCTCAAGCTGATCAAGGCCCCCGGCGGCGAAAGGCTCAAGGTGGCCGGGGTGATCCAGTTTCCCTACGGCGCCACCCTGGTGGTGCGCAAGGATCTGAAGCTGCGTCTGGGCGATCTCAAAGGAAAGCACCTGGCTGCCCTGGAGGCCGACTGCATCATCAATCACCAGTTCAACAAGGATGCCCGCAAGCACGGGCTGGATCCGAAATCGATCCGTTACAGCTATATGCCCTTTGCCGACATGCTGCCGGCCCTGGAGTCGAAATCCATCGACGGAGCCCTTGTCAAGGGGGCCCATGGGGTGCTGGCGGAACTGGCGGGGCACAAGATCCTCTACCAGAACTGGGAGATCAAGGCCGGAGCCGATGACTGCTGCCCGCCGGCCATTGCCCAGGCCGAGTATTTCCTGGTGGTGCGGGAGCAGGCCGTGGAGAGGGTCAAACCTCTGGTGGCCGCCCTGACGACAACCAACGACCTGCCGCCGTCGTCGCTCAGGCAGGCCATTGCCGCCAATCTCGGGTACCCGGTGGCAGCGCTCGAACAGTATCCGACCTCCACCTTTGCGGCGGTCAGCGAGGATCTGAAAAAGATGCTGGGAGAACAGCGATGCCTGCTGACAAAGTGA
- a CDS encoding ABC transporter ATP-binding protein, translating into MIEARRISKFFSVINDDRTAEGFTALNSVSLSIESGSFVSLLGPSGCGKSTFLEILAGLQAPSDGQVWIDDKLVLEPLPATRRDMEEYRRKYRFLSPIANSLFRDNPKHDIAMIFQDYAVFPWMTARQNVLFTLKLRGVPKSEREGAAGHYLRLVGLTGSENKYPSQLSGGMRQRLALARALSVEPRIILMDEPFAAVDALTRERLQEDLLRLWQETGKTIVLVTHDVDEAVYLSDEIVVFSPLPGSIRNRITVDVPRPRRRAAPELVALKERLLAMYKYDILHEADYVI; encoded by the coding sequence ATGATCGAGGCGAGGCGCATCAGCAAATTCTTTTCGGTGATCAACGACGACCGCACTGCCGAGGGGTTCACGGCGCTCAACTCCGTTTCACTGAGCATCGAGAGCGGCTCCTTCGTGTCGCTGCTCGGCCCGTCCGGCTGCGGCAAGTCCACCTTCCTGGAGATCCTGGCCGGTCTCCAGGCCCCCAGCGACGGCCAGGTGTGGATCGACGACAAACTGGTGCTGGAGCCTCTGCCCGCTACCCGCAGGGACATGGAGGAGTACCGCAGGAAATACCGCTTTCTTTCCCCCATTGCCAACAGCCTGTTCCGGGACAATCCCAAGCACGACATTGCCATGATATTCCAGGATTATGCCGTTTTCCCCTGGATGACCGCCCGTCAGAACGTGCTTTTCACCCTCAAGCTGCGCGGCGTGCCTAAAAGCGAACGGGAGGGAGCTGCCGGCCATTACCTGCGGCTGGTGGGACTGACCGGCTCCGAAAACAAATACCCCTCGCAGCTCTCCGGCGGCATGCGCCAGCGTCTGGCCCTTGCCAGGGCCCTGTCGGTGGAGCCGCGCATCATCCTGATGGACGAGCCGTTCGCGGCCGTGGACGCCCTGACCCGCGAACGTCTGCAGGAGGATCTGCTGCGGCTCTGGCAGGAGACCGGCAAAACCATCGTGCTCGTCACCCACGACGTGGACGAGGCGGTATACCTTTCGGACGAGATTGTGGTGTTTTCCCCGCTGCCGGGCAGCATCCGCAACCGGATCACGGTGGATGTTCCCCGCCCCCGGCGGCGGGCGGCGCCGGAACTGGTGGCGCTCAAGGAGCGGCTTTTGGCGATGTACAAGTACGACATCCTGCACGAAGCGGATTACGTGATTTAA
- a CDS encoding sulfurtransferase TusA family protein translates to MSIHHLDITGERCPMTFVKTKLHLEQLQPGDLTEILLMAGEPLDNVPRTVTEQGYEVLETIHVKDTIHKVVIRKPNH, encoded by the coding sequence ATGAGCATTCATCATCTCGACATCACCGGGGAACGCTGCCCCATGACCTTTGTCAAGACCAAGCTTCACCTGGAACAACTGCAGCCGGGCGATCTGACGGAAATCCTGCTCATGGCCGGCGAACCGCTGGACAATGTGCCGCGAACGGTAACAGAGCAGGGATACGAGGTTCTTGAGACAATTCATGTCAAGGATACCATCCATAAAGTGGTCATCAGGAAGCCGAATCACTAA
- the cysK gene encoding cysteine synthase A: MSHTSFRNTIYDDIIGAIGRTPLVRLRTLSAGLPASIVAKVESFNPLNSVKCRIGAAMIEAAEREGKLKPGMTVIEPTSGNTGIGLAFACRAKGYRLVITMPETMSIERRKLMQMLGAELVLTPGPDGMTGSVNKAKELARVIPGSFIPLQFENPANPQVHRETTAEEIWADTAGQADILVAGVGTGGTITGVSEVLKSRKPSFRSVAVEPEASPVLSGGRPGPHRIQGIGAGFIPGILNRKIIDEVVQVTNEAAFNTARRVALEEGILCGISSGAAVWAALQVAGRQEYAGKLVVVILPDSGERYITTQLSEQPE; this comes from the coding sequence ATGTCACATACCTCCTTCCGCAATACCATCTACGACGACATCATCGGCGCCATCGGCCGTACCCCTCTGGTGCGCCTGCGCACCCTCTCCGCGGGGCTGCCGGCAAGCATTGTCGCCAAGGTGGAGTCCTTCAATCCGCTCAACAGCGTCAAGTGCCGTATCGGTGCAGCCATGATCGAGGCGGCCGAACGGGAAGGGAAGCTCAAGCCGGGCATGACGGTGATCGAGCCGACCTCCGGCAATACCGGCATCGGTCTGGCCTTTGCCTGTCGGGCCAAGGGCTACCGTCTGGTGATAACCATGCCGGAGACCATGTCGATCGAGCGCCGCAAGCTGATGCAGATGCTGGGTGCCGAACTGGTGCTGACGCCGGGGCCGGACGGTATGACCGGTTCGGTCAACAAGGCCAAAGAACTGGCGCGGGTGATCCCCGGCAGCTTCATTCCGCTCCAGTTCGAGAATCCGGCCAATCCGCAGGTGCACCGGGAAACGACCGCCGAGGAAATCTGGGCCGATACGGCCGGTCAGGCCGACATCCTGGTGGCAGGCGTAGGCACCGGCGGTACCATCACCGGGGTCTCCGAGGTGCTGAAAAGCCGCAAGCCTTCGTTCCGCTCGGTGGCGGTAGAGCCCGAAGCCTCGCCGGTCCTGTCCGGCGGCAGGCCAGGGCCGCACCGCATCCAGGGGATCGGAGCCGGCTTCATCCCCGGTATCCTGAACCGGAAGATCATCGACGAAGTCGTTCAGGTCACCAACGAGGCGGCCTTCAATACTGCCCGGCGCGTGGCGCTGGAGGAGGGAATCCTGTGCGGCATCTCGTCCGGTGCCGCGGTCTGGGCGGCCCTGCAGGTGGCCGGCCGGCAGGAGTATGCCGGTAAACTGGTGGTCGTGATCCTGCCGGATTCGGGAGAGCGTTACATTACGACGCAACTGTCTGAACAGCCGGAGTAG
- a CDS encoding cysteine desulfurase has product MSDITPELVAQVATRLYNQTAAGLPASSVPGVDSLGIARELIERAQQETAATSVTLPGNVGSLDSLASGDAGLALVAQAFEAIRAGSNRSGAPIPAAFEVPATGGPTAVPLGRHADNLVRQQTYTDNVSQHGSLKGFVANIQSCRHDLRGSTDRQGHYADPFSRLLEASLPKQGKLTGSPAFNVAAIRQDFPILHQQVHGKPLVWFDNAATTQKPRQVIDGLKRFYEEDNSNIHRGAHSLAARATDAFEGARDTVRDYLKAGSSEEIVFVRGTTEGINLVAHAYGQRFLQQGDEILLSELEHHANIVPWQIVAKERGAVIRVIPINDNGEIRLDEYQRLLGPRTRIVGLAQANNSLGTVLPIAEMTHLAKRNGSHVLIDGAQSVAHLPVDVQALGVDFFVFSGHKIFGPTGIGAVYGRRELLEALPPWQGGGNMIKDVTFEETVYSDVPARFEAGTPNVADAYGLGLALDYVTRIGLGPIAAHEHRLLEYATEQLKYVNSLTLVGNARDKVAVTSFVLKDRSVPEVGRYLDQHGIAVRAGHHCAQPSLRRFGLEATVRPSYSFYNTFEEIDRLVYALRQIR; this is encoded by the coding sequence ATGTCAGATATCACTCCCGAGCTGGTGGCCCAGGTGGCCACCAGGCTCTATAACCAGACTGCCGCGGGGTTACCGGCGTCATCAGTACCTGGAGTTGATTCGCTCGGCATTGCCCGGGAACTGATCGAGCGGGCCCAACAGGAAACCGCGGCCACGTCGGTCACGCTCCCCGGTAACGTCGGCAGCCTTGATTCGTTGGCGTCCGGTGATGCCGGACTGGCCCTGGTCGCCCAGGCGTTCGAGGCCATCAGGGCCGGCAGCAACCGGTCGGGCGCCCCCATCCCCGCAGCGTTCGAGGTGCCCGCAACGGGCGGACCGACTGCGGTCCCGCTGGGACGGCACGCCGACAACCTGGTGCGGCAGCAGACCTATACGGACAATGTCTCCCAACACGGCAGCCTGAAGGGGTTTGTGGCCAATATCCAGTCATGCCGTCACGACCTGCGCGGCAGCACCGACCGACAGGGGCACTATGCCGACCCGTTCAGCCGTCTGCTGGAGGCGAGCCTGCCGAAGCAGGGCAAGCTGACCGGTTCCCCGGCTTTCAACGTGGCTGCCATCCGCCAGGATTTCCCGATCCTGCACCAGCAGGTGCACGGCAAGCCGCTGGTCTGGTTCGACAATGCCGCCACCACCCAGAAGCCGCGTCAGGTCATCGACGGGCTGAAACGTTTCTACGAAGAGGACAACTCCAACATCCACCGCGGCGCCCATAGCCTGGCGGCCCGGGCCACCGATGCCTTCGAGGGGGCCAGGGACACGGTGCGCGATTACCTGAAGGCCGGTTCCAGCGAAGAGATCGTCTTTGTGCGCGGCACCACCGAGGGGATCAACCTGGTGGCACATGCCTACGGCCAGCGCTTTCTCCAGCAGGGGGACGAAATCCTGCTGTCGGAACTGGAACATCACGCCAACATCGTCCCCTGGCAGATCGTGGCCAAAGAACGGGGGGCGGTCATCAGGGTCATCCCGATCAACGATAACGGCGAAATCAGGCTGGATGAATACCAGCGCCTGTTGGGGCCGCGCACCAGGATCGTGGGCCTGGCCCAGGCCAACAACAGCCTCGGCACCGTGCTTCCCATCGCCGAGATGACCCATCTTGCCAAGCGCAACGGTTCGCATGTGCTGATCGACGGCGCCCAATCGGTGGCCCATCTGCCGGTGGACGTACAGGCCCTGGGGGTTGATTTCTTCGTCTTCTCCGGCCACAAGATCTTCGGCCCCACCGGCATCGGTGCGGTTTATGGCCGCAGGGAACTGCTGGAAGCGCTTCCTCCCTGGCAAGGGGGAGGCAACATGATCAAGGATGTCACCTTCGAGGAGACCGTGTACAGCGATGTTCCGGCCAGGTTCGAGGCCGGCACCCCCAACGTGGCCGATGCCTACGGACTGGGGCTGGCGCTCGATTACGTTACCCGGATCGGCCTCGGCCCTATTGCCGCCCACGAGCACCGGCTGCTGGAATACGCGACCGAGCAGTTGAAATACGTTAACAGCCTGACCCTGGTAGGAAATGCCCGCGACAAGGTGGCGGTTACCTCCTTTGTCCTGAAGGACCGCTCCGTGCCGGAGGTCGGCCGGTACCTCGACCAGCACGGCATTGCCGTACGTGCCGGGCACCACTGCGCCCAGCCGTCGCTACGCCGCTTCGGTCTGGAGGCGACCGTGCGGCCGTCGTACTCCTTTTACAACACCTTCGAAGAGATCGATCGCCTGGTGTACGCCCTGAGGCAGATCCGGTAA